A single window of Nicotiana tomentosiformis chromosome 1, ASM39032v3, whole genome shotgun sequence DNA harbors:
- the LOC117279764 gene encoding uncharacterized protein: MNATNEESVEFASYQLKGVAYTWYETWAREQGENAPLATWKEFSKGFREQFFSDADKYAIATQFKQLKQESMNVKEYSHEFTRLSKYATYMIPNEVARVRRFVDGLRPHIKSHASAATMYPCSFSFVFSHAKRLELWNKQKKADWNLNKKARTTGNYGSSFGGNNSRGISGPTQSVVPSIGSAPFGRQE, translated from the coding sequence ATGAATGCCACTAACGAGGAATCGGTTGAGTTTGCTTCTTATCAGCTGAAAGGTGTGGCCTACACCTGGTATGAGACATGGGCCAGAGAGCAGGGAGAGAATGCTCCTCTTGCTACATGGAAGGAGTTCTCCAAGGGATTCAGGGAACAATTCTTTTCTGATGCAGATAAGTATGCCATTGCCACTCAGTTTAAACAGTTAAAGCAGGAGTCTATGAATGTCAAAGAGTACAGTCACGAGTTCACTCGCTTGTCAAAGTATGCTACCTACATGATTCCAAATGAGGTTGCTCGAGTTCGGAGGTTTGTTGATGGGTTAAGACCTCATATCAAATCACATGCATCTGCAGCTACTATGTACCCATGCTCTTTCTCTTTCGTTTTTAGCCACGCTAAGAGGTTGGAACTATGGAACAAGCAAAAGAAGGCAGATTGGAATCTGAACAAGAAGGCTCGTACGACGGGTAATTATGGTAGTTCTTTTGGTGGGAACAATAGTAGAGGGATATCAGGGCCAACTCAGTCTGTGGTACCATCTATTGGCAGCGCTCCTTTTGGAAGGCAAGAATAG
- the LOC138905164 gene encoding uncharacterized protein yields MPAQSTTLQAQSSQRKPTCASCGKVHWGQCRRENHTCYYCGIIGHVQRYCHKLQRERGSPPIQQDRSTPTTVTHPPVWGTTTQTGRVAGGILTICALDAYVLTDPGSTFSYVTPYFALDFEIESEQLLEPFYISTPVGDSVIASCVYKGYRIVVQDRETMTDLIKLEMIEFDAIMGMDWLSKCYASLDCRAKVVKFEFPNEPTRIWKGNILESRGRFISYLKAKKMIMKGCFYYFIMVTDMNAEVFTLESVPIVNEYLEIFPEELPSIPPD; encoded by the exons ATGCCAGCTCAGAGTACTACTCTCCAGGCACAATCTTCACAGAGAAAACCTACTTGTGCTAGTTGTGGCAAGGTTCATTGGGGGCAGTGTCGTAGAGAGAATCACACTTGTTATTATTGTGGAATCATAGGTCATGTTCAGAGATATTGTCACAAGTTACAGAGGGAGAGGGGTAGTCCTCCAATACAGCAGGACAGATCTACACCTACTACGGTTACACATCCCCCAGTTTGGGGTACAACTACCCAGACAGGACGAGTTGCAGGCG GTATACTTACTATTTGCGCACTTGATGCTTATGTTCTTACTGATCCCGGGTCCACATTTTCCTATGTCACTCCGTACTTTGCTTTGGACTTTGAGATAGAATCAGAACAATTACTTGAGCCCTTTTATATTTCTACTCCTGTTGGGGATTCTGTTATTGCTTCCTGTGTCTATAAGGGTTATAGGATTGTAGTCCAAGATCGAGAGACTATGACAGATCTTATCAAGCTAGAGATGATTGagtttgatgctatcatgggaatggattggttatctAAGTGCTATGCCAGCCTTGATTGTCGTGCTAAGGTAGTCaagtttgaatttccaaatgaaccAACTCGTATATGGAAGGGAAATATTCTCGAGTCtcgaggtaggtttatttcttaccttaaagcGAAGAAAATGATCATGAAGGGGTGCTTCTATTATTTCATAATGGTTACAGATATGAATGCCGAGGTATTCACTCTTGAATCAGTACCTATAGTTAATGAGTATCTGGAGATCTTCCCGGAAGAGCTTCCTAGCATACCACCGGATTGA